The sequence below is a genomic window from Nakaseomyces glabratus chromosome F, complete sequence.
ATTATAGTACAATGCTGTGTATTTAATGATATAGTTATAGAGAAATTATTGTCATATTTTTGGCTTGCCAAAGTCCTACTGTTTTCTTATTATGCATGCACAATAATAAACTTGATAATAAATTCTAGCGCAGTATAGGAAAACGCTGAATAAAAATCATGTTGCAGTAACCTCGTCCAGGAACGACCCATCGTTAGCTAGCCTATTCTTAAACTTGTCCCACCAGCCATCAAATCTTTTTATGGATACGTTTCCATTGTCATCTAGAAAACCGGTCAAGTAATTATAGGCATGCTGTACAATTTTGCCTGCCAATTCTTGAGTAAGTAAAGGGTACACTTTTGCCAGTTGGCCTACTGTATTTATACCCAGATTGTTGTTCCCGCGGGCTAGCACTAGAGAGTTCGTACCGGTACTACTGGCCAactgttgttgctgcttCCATTCCATTATCTTCGTCATTCCTTCATTTCTGTTCTCTATAGATATACCTATGATCAACTGAGATATGTTATGATTAGTTGTAGGTCCGTTAGCTGGCATGCTGATGTCATCGTCATCCCCCATGTCGATCTCCCCTAGGCCATCATTGGGAGTGGGCGTAGTTTGGCTCTGGGGGAGTTTGACCTTGAAGATAGCACTAGGCTTCTCGGTGCTCAAGTAGCCAAACAGTTTGAAATCCTCTGTTGGGGTCAACTTGAAGTAAACGGTTGCTATGTACTCCGCAGGGAAGGTCACATTGGGTAATATAAACAATGATATGTGAGAGTAATTCTTGGGTTTTGTAGAGCTCAGTACAATAGTATGTTGCATTCCATTGGAGTTTGGAACTTCCTCGCTCATCTGCAATGGGTTACCAGAAGCAATTGCAGCAAACATCCTTTGTGGTTATCTTATTGTATTGTTACAAATATCTGCGGTTCGAATATGGTTGCGCTACTGAAGTAGTTGTAATTGACGCTGCAAGTACAGCTTGTGATGTGTATGTACAGGATTATTTGTATTAAACTTTTATACAGTTTCAACAATTGTGATTAGTGTGCTATTGGCGATGACTTTCAAACAATTGATGAGTTTTGGCTATTATCCTCGAGAAATTGCTGTTGTCCCCCATACGTCATTTGcaatggaaaaaaaagggaaGAATGGGGAGACTGAGAAACACCCGTACGAATTGCCCCTCCTTACTCCCCCAAGCTGATATCTTGCAGGTTCGAGAAATTTCTAGTTGGAAACGGTACAACGCCTTCTGTGCAGGAAGGGGCACCCTGAGAGGGCAGGGAGTGGGACCTTCCATGCTTCTCGAAGTTCATATAACTCAGACAGTTCCGTACGACTTCAGTTTCCAAATCTACCGAATACTTTCTGAGAACGGAAAATCGAAGTTTAGAACATTCACGTGATTAGTACAGCTAACCCCATGGAATAGCAATGCATTCCCATTAACTTCACTTTACGTGGAGTAAGCGGGAAGCTCACAGGGAGCTCACGAGGAAGCTTACAACAATTTCATAGACTATTGCTCTAGTATTTGGATTGCATTAGCAATTCTTTCCTGAGCCTCGCTGACGCCCAAGACTTTGAAAAGTACTGGAACTGCTGCACCAGGGTGGGATCCGGCTAGGGCGAACCTTAATGTTTGGAAAATGGTTTTCTTTGGCACATTGAATTTCGATGACAGATCATTTACCAAATCTTTGGTAAGTGAACCTTCAGACAGTATGGAACGGGTGTACTGAAGTATAGTACTAGCCACTTTATTATCGTATTTGCTTAGAAATTCTTGTGATTGTTCATTGCTCTCAAAGTTTGG
It includes:
- the OPI10 gene encoding Opi10p (CAGL0F01111g~Ortholog(s) have nuclear import signal receptor activity, role in inositol metabolic process, protein import into nucleus and cytosol, nuclear envelope localization); its protein translation is MFAAIASGNPLQMSEEVPNSNGMQHTIVLSSTKPKNYSHISLFILPNVTFPAEYIATVYFKLTPTEDFKLFGYLSTEKPSAIFKVKLPQSQTTPTPNDGLGEIDMGDDDDISMPANGPTTNHNISQLIIGISIENRNEGMTKIMEWKQQQQLASSTGTNSLVLARGNNNLGINTVGQLAKVYPLLTQELAGKIVQHAYNYLTGFLDDNGNVSIKRFDGWWDKFKNRLANDGSFLDEVTAT